One Helicobacter suis HS1 genomic window, CGCACAAAAGGTATAAAGAGGTTGATCTTTTGCCGCCTTGCCCATTTGATAAAGGGCATTAAATTGACTTCATGGGGCATTGCACAATAAATGAGCACATTAAGTCTGGCATAGGGTTTTATTGCCTTGATTAAATGGGTGATGATTTTATGATCCTTAATATCGCTGTGCTTTGCATATAAAATACCCTTACATGTAGTGCGAAACTGCGCCTTAGTGTTTATCTCTAAAATCTTAATGTGATGCCTTTATAACTTAAATCTAAAAATCAAACTTTGTGGGGCTATTATTCGTATCTTTGGCTTAGAATAGGATTAATGCAGGCAAATACCTAGTTTATGCGTTTTAATAGCCCTTTAACCATGCTTTTTATATAATGCCCTCCTTATTACAAGGAGCGAAAAATGAAAGAACCTATGAGCGCATATGGTTATGAAAAGATATGCGCTGAATTAAAACGGCTCAAAGAAATAGAAAGACCTGAGATTGTTAAAGAAATTGATCGAGCTAGAGAACATGGCGATTTAAAAGAAAATGCTGAATACCACGCGGCTAAGGAAAAACAGGTTTTCATTGAAGCGCGAATCAATGATTTAAGCCGTATTTTAGCCAATGCTCAGGTGATTGACCCTTCAACTTTAAGCCATCAAAAAGTGAGTTTTGGGAGCACGGTTAGGATTTTGGATTTAAATAACGATAAAGAGTTTAGCTACACCATTGTAGGCAGTATGGAGAGCGATCCAAGCCGGGGGCTTATTTCCTTTGGATCGCCGGTTGCTAAAAGTTTAATGGGTAAGTCTAAGGGCGATGAGGTAACGGTACTTTTGCCCTCTGGTGAAAGCGAGTTTGAAATTCTAGATATTTGTTATAAAGATATTGTTTATGGTTAAGCTTTTGCTAAAAAAGCTACACCCACAGGCTAATTTACCGGCTTATCAAAGTTTAGGGGCTAGCGGTTTTGATTTGCACGCTTTAGAAGATTTAATGATTGCACCTAAAAGCGTGGGATTAGTTAAAACCGGTCTAGCCGTTGGCTTAGAAGAGGGTTATGAAGTGCAGGTGCGATCGCGCAGTGGTTTAGCCCTTAAGCATCAAATTATTGTACTTAATTCCCCGGGCACAATTGATAGCGATTACCGGGGCGAATTGCAGATTATTTTAATGAATTTATCCAATACACCTTTTTATATCCATCAAGGCGATCGCATCGCGCAGGGCGTACTTTGTCAAGTCATGCGCGCAGATTTTAAAGAGGTAGAAGAATTAGATCAGACAAAGCGGGGTTCTCAAGGCTTTGGGAGTAGCGGGGTTTAATGGCAATCAAAGAGGATTTAAAACAGATTCAAGAGGAATTTAAGAGTGATGAAAGACTCTTAGAGGGCGCTTTTAAACTGGAGCGATCTTATAAGCAGTATAAGTATGTGTTATGGGCTATTTTAGCTTTTTTACTTTTATGGTTTGGGTATACAAAGTTTTTAGACATGCAAAGAGAAAGTCGGATCAAAAAAATCACCGCTGTTTACAATGAGGTTTTACAAAACCCCCAAAATATAGCGGTGTTAGCGCGCTTAAAAACCATAGCACCCAAGCTCCACGATCTCTATCTCTACGCTAAAGCATTAAAAAACCAAGATAAAAAAACCCTAGAAAGTTTGAAACAATCTACTAGCCCTCTAGTCCAAACTCTGGCTAGCTATTATTATGCCTCTTATACGCAGGATTTAAAAACATTACAAACACTTAACCTGCCCGGTTTAGGCGACTTTATCGCAATCCAAAAAGCCTATTTGCTCCAAAATAAACCCAATGCAACCAAACAAATCCAGCAAATTTTAACCACAATCCCCC contains:
- the greA gene encoding transcription elongation factor GreA; its protein translation is MKEPMSAYGYEKICAELKRLKEIERPEIVKEIDRAREHGDLKENAEYHAAKEKQVFIEARINDLSRILANAQVIDPSTLSHQKVSFGSTVRILDLNNDKEFSYTIVGSMESDPSRGLISFGSPVAKSLMGKSKGDEVTVLLPSGESEFEILDICYKDIVYG
- the dut gene encoding dUTP diphosphatase, whose translation is MVKLLLKKLHPQANLPAYQSLGASGFDLHALEDLMIAPKSVGLVKTGLAVGLEEGYEVQVRSRSGLALKHQIIVLNSPGTIDSDYRGELQIILMNLSNTPFYIHQGDRIAQGVLCQVMRADFKEVEELDQTKRGSQGFGSSGV